The Hippoglossus stenolepis isolate QCI-W04-F060 chromosome 11, HSTE1.2, whole genome shotgun sequence genome includes a window with the following:
- the LOC118117713 gene encoding acyl-coenzyme A thioesterase 11 isoform X1, protein MSSMVSGGLVKDEEEEEEEEKEGESMNPTEVKMSQIVMPCHSNPRQELSVGQLLKWIDSTACLSAERHAGSPCVTASMDDIHFEHTISVGQVVNIKAKVNRAFNTSMEVGIQVSCEDLFTDRHWRVCHAYATFVTQRTNNGKKITLKPIVPQTQKEQVEYSVAAERRRVRMVHDDIIRDLLSHGSIQQVNSAVGNAVAAEKTKVESVELVLPPHANHQVNTFGGQIMAWMVNVATIAASRLCQAHPTLRTIDMFTFRGPSQVGDNLLLRSIVNNAFKNSMEVGVRAEAYQEEGPNRHINSAFMTFEVLDDHEKPCMLPWIRPEPLEGERRFQEAIARKKIRLDRKYIISRTQSDVPLSVPWDPRNQVYLSYNNVSALKMLAARNNWRLSSEKDKVRLYTLEEKSMLSFRVESEVDVPAHRAFGLLAELSRRPSWDTHYQKCELIYRVDDDDFLYRVVTPSVYHGAVGSTTSISQAEGILQDFILLASKRKPCSSGDPYVIALRSVTLPTHPPTEEYNRGEVLCAGFTILETKNNMSLIRYYNQASPEVLPYISTDIAGLSSSFYHTFCSCSQYLTQNRVQFTSEEQTEQNLSGQQTTNKGRPPL, encoded by the exons ATGAGTTCTATGGTGTCAGGTGGTCTGgtgaaagatgaggaggaagaggaggaagaggaaaaagaaggcGAGAGTATGAACCCCACAGAGGTGAAAATGAGTCAGATAGTGATGCCGTGTCACAGTAACCCTCGTCAGGAGCTGAGCGTTGGACAACTGCTCAAATGGATAGACTCCACTGCCTGCCTCTctg CTGAGCGACATGCTGGAAGTCCCTGTGTCACTGCTTCGATGGATGACATCCATTTTGAACACACCATCAG TGTGGGTCAAGTGGTGAACATCAAAGCAAAGGTCAACAGAGCGTTTAACACCAGTATGGAG GTGGGTATACAGGTGAGCTGTGAGGACCTGTTCACTGACCGTCACTGGAGAGTTTGTCATGCTTACGCCACTTTTGTAACCCAGCGCACAAACAATGGAAAAAAG ATAACCTTGAAGCCCATTGTACCTCAGACTCAGAAAGAGCAGGTTGAATACAGCGTAGCAGCTGAGAGACGGAGGGTGAGGATGGtacatgatgacatcatcagagatCTGTTATCCCATGGCTCGATCCAGCAAG ttAACTCAGCAGTAGGCAATGCAGTGGCAGCAGAGAAGACCAAGGTGGAGAGTGTTGAACTGGTTCTACCCCCACATGCTAACCATCAG GTGAATACATTTGGAGGACAGATCATGGCGTGGATGGTGAATGTAGCTACGATTGCTGCCAG TCGTCTGTGTCAGGCTCATCCGACTCTTCGCACCATTGACATGTTCACTTTCAGAGGCCCTTCTCAAGTTGGagacaatctgctgctgagaTCTATAGTCAACAACGCCTTTAAAAACAG CATGGAGGTGGGGGTGCGAGCAGAGGCCTACCAGGAGGAGGGACCTAACCGACACATAAACTCAGCCTTCATGACATTTGAGGTTCTTGATGACCATGAGAAGCCATGTATGCTGCCATGGATACGACCTGAACCCTTA gagggggagaggaggttTCAAGAAGCCATAGCCAGGAAGAAGATCAGATTAGACAG GAAGTATATCATTTCCCGTACGCAGAGTGACGTCCCTCTGTCTGTACCTTGGGACCCCAGAAACCAG gTGTATCTGAGCTATAACAATGTGTCTGCTCTGAAGATGTTGGCTGCTAGAAACAACTGGCGCCTCAGTTCTGAGAAAGACAAG gttcGTCTTTACACTCTGGAGGAGAAGTCCATGCTGAGTTTCAGGGTGGAGTCAGAGGTGGATGTTCCTGCTCACAGAGCCTTTGGTCTGTTGGCTGAGCTAAGCAGAAGACCGAGCTGGGACACACATTATCA GAAATGTGAGCTGATTTACCGAGTGGATGATGATGACTTCCTGTATCGTGTGGTTACTCCATCAGTTTATCATGGTGCTGTAGGTTCCACAACTTCCATCAGTCAGGCAGAAGGAATTCTCCAGGACTTCATCTTGTTGGCTTCCAAGAGGAAGCCGTGTAGCAGTGG agaTCCGTACGTTATTGCTCTGCGTTCAGTGACTCTGCCCACTCACCCTCCGACTGAAGAATATAACAGAGGGGAGGTTCTGTGTGCTGGATTTACCATCCtggagaccaaaaacaacaTGTCTCTG ATCAGATACTATAACCAGGCGTCTCCAGAGGTCCTTCCCTACATCTCCACTGATATCGCTGGCCTCTCATCTTCTTTTTACCACACGTTTTGCTCGTGTAGCCAGTACCTTACTCAGAACAGGGTGCAGTTTACCTCAGAGGAGCAAACTGAGCAAAATTTGTCAGGGCAGCAAACCACGAATAAAGGCAGACCCCCCCTGTGA
- the LOC118117713 gene encoding acyl-coenzyme A thioesterase 11 isoform X2 yields MSSMVSGGLVKDEEEEEEEEKEGESMNPTEVKMSQIVMPCHSNPRQELSVGQLLKWIDSTACLSAERHAGSPCVTASMDDIHFEHTISVGQVVNIKAKVNRAFNTSMEVGIQVSCEDLFTDRHWRVCHAYATFVTQRTNNGKKTQKEQVEYSVAAERRRVRMVHDDIIRDLLSHGSIQQVNSAVGNAVAAEKTKVESVELVLPPHANHQVNTFGGQIMAWMVNVATIAASRLCQAHPTLRTIDMFTFRGPSQVGDNLLLRSIVNNAFKNSMEVGVRAEAYQEEGPNRHINSAFMTFEVLDDHEKPCMLPWIRPEPLEGERRFQEAIARKKIRLDRKYIISRTQSDVPLSVPWDPRNQVYLSYNNVSALKMLAARNNWRLSSEKDKVRLYTLEEKSMLSFRVESEVDVPAHRAFGLLAELSRRPSWDTHYQKCELIYRVDDDDFLYRVVTPSVYHGAVGSTTSISQAEGILQDFILLASKRKPCSSGDPYVIALRSVTLPTHPPTEEYNRGEVLCAGFTILETKNNMSLIRYYNQASPEVLPYISTDIAGLSSSFYHTFCSCSQYLTQNRVQFTSEEQTEQNLSGQQTTNKGRPPL; encoded by the exons ATGAGTTCTATGGTGTCAGGTGGTCTGgtgaaagatgaggaggaagaggaggaagaggaaaaagaaggcGAGAGTATGAACCCCACAGAGGTGAAAATGAGTCAGATAGTGATGCCGTGTCACAGTAACCCTCGTCAGGAGCTGAGCGTTGGACAACTGCTCAAATGGATAGACTCCACTGCCTGCCTCTctg CTGAGCGACATGCTGGAAGTCCCTGTGTCACTGCTTCGATGGATGACATCCATTTTGAACACACCATCAG TGTGGGTCAAGTGGTGAACATCAAAGCAAAGGTCAACAGAGCGTTTAACACCAGTATGGAG GTGGGTATACAGGTGAGCTGTGAGGACCTGTTCACTGACCGTCACTGGAGAGTTTGTCATGCTTACGCCACTTTTGTAACCCAGCGCACAAACAATGGAAAAAAG ACTCAGAAAGAGCAGGTTGAATACAGCGTAGCAGCTGAGAGACGGAGGGTGAGGATGGtacatgatgacatcatcagagatCTGTTATCCCATGGCTCGATCCAGCAAG ttAACTCAGCAGTAGGCAATGCAGTGGCAGCAGAGAAGACCAAGGTGGAGAGTGTTGAACTGGTTCTACCCCCACATGCTAACCATCAG GTGAATACATTTGGAGGACAGATCATGGCGTGGATGGTGAATGTAGCTACGATTGCTGCCAG TCGTCTGTGTCAGGCTCATCCGACTCTTCGCACCATTGACATGTTCACTTTCAGAGGCCCTTCTCAAGTTGGagacaatctgctgctgagaTCTATAGTCAACAACGCCTTTAAAAACAG CATGGAGGTGGGGGTGCGAGCAGAGGCCTACCAGGAGGAGGGACCTAACCGACACATAAACTCAGCCTTCATGACATTTGAGGTTCTTGATGACCATGAGAAGCCATGTATGCTGCCATGGATACGACCTGAACCCTTA gagggggagaggaggttTCAAGAAGCCATAGCCAGGAAGAAGATCAGATTAGACAG GAAGTATATCATTTCCCGTACGCAGAGTGACGTCCCTCTGTCTGTACCTTGGGACCCCAGAAACCAG gTGTATCTGAGCTATAACAATGTGTCTGCTCTGAAGATGTTGGCTGCTAGAAACAACTGGCGCCTCAGTTCTGAGAAAGACAAG gttcGTCTTTACACTCTGGAGGAGAAGTCCATGCTGAGTTTCAGGGTGGAGTCAGAGGTGGATGTTCCTGCTCACAGAGCCTTTGGTCTGTTGGCTGAGCTAAGCAGAAGACCGAGCTGGGACACACATTATCA GAAATGTGAGCTGATTTACCGAGTGGATGATGATGACTTCCTGTATCGTGTGGTTACTCCATCAGTTTATCATGGTGCTGTAGGTTCCACAACTTCCATCAGTCAGGCAGAAGGAATTCTCCAGGACTTCATCTTGTTGGCTTCCAAGAGGAAGCCGTGTAGCAGTGG agaTCCGTACGTTATTGCTCTGCGTTCAGTGACTCTGCCCACTCACCCTCCGACTGAAGAATATAACAGAGGGGAGGTTCTGTGTGCTGGATTTACCATCCtggagaccaaaaacaacaTGTCTCTG ATCAGATACTATAACCAGGCGTCTCCAGAGGTCCTTCCCTACATCTCCACTGATATCGCTGGCCTCTCATCTTCTTTTTACCACACGTTTTGCTCGTGTAGCCAGTACCTTACTCAGAACAGGGTGCAGTTTACCTCAGAGGAGCAAACTGAGCAAAATTTGTCAGGGCAGCAAACCACGAATAAAGGCAGACCCCCCCTGTGA
- the mrpl37 gene encoding 39S ribosomal protein L37, mitochondrial, with product MLPETYRWFKAALSPFSQTTSLKELSRLSAHGGASRLQARRHFGVSRRLTAKVLRARKPRERVDIPGLEMVTYADRMHYVPGLARPLFPAWERDYKDPRYYRSPPPHDMPLYKEKPCYIYNQRTSALEGVRQALWLTKTKLISGLPPQLISVAESPANQIPDQDERVQNAIKHARFWDTTEERPGKAKYSKTLLTNLIHLCATLQSSHPAIGRKIFAEKYSLAAAWKRGDDLFQIRGQNGLLHSSMDPLPAVSGKQEVVDTADHVLETFYPVSPTIDLQKVNVYKENVNCTGFTGDHPYPHAHTIYFMEGADPHFKLRPERFRASMLMFTFGNALAQAHKLYGTQPQPVLDCPITVQAVGTNGRIFQFLVFQLNTTDLSGNDGVKNQVWLDEDVDLYDFAKVRPLIKKKQVKVPSGLAGYNSETFRKFLALYLHGAV from the exons ATGCTTCCAGAAACGTATCGGTGGTTCAAGGCGGCTTTGTCGCCGTTTTCTCAAACCACTTCCTTAAAGGAGCTGAGCCGGTTGTCTGCACATGGGGGAGCCAGTCGCCTACAGGCCCGGAGACACTTCGGTGTAAGCCGCCGTCTGACAGCCAAGGTCCTCCGTGCGCGTAAACCCAGGGAGAGAGTGGATATCCCCGGGCTGGAGATGGTCACCTACGCGGATAGGATGCACTATGTGCCAGGGCTGGCTAGGCCCTTGTTCCCCGCGTGGGAGAGGGACTACAAGGACCCGAGATATTACAGATCCCCTCCGCCCCACGACATGCCGCTGTACAAAGAGAAACCGTGCTATATTTACAACCAGAGGACCAGCGCGCTGGAAG gtGTGCGACAGGCTCTGTGGTTGACCAAAACAAAGCTGATCTCTGGTCTGCCCCCTCAGCTCATCTCAGTGGCTGAGAGTCCAGCCAATCAAATACCAGATCAGGATGAACGCGTTCAGAATGCCATCAAACATGCCCGTTTCTGGGACACAACAGAGGAACGGCCGGGAAAAGCAAAATACAG CAAAACTCTGCTCACTAACCTGATCCACCTGTGTGCGACTCTACAGTCCAGTCACCCTGCGATTGGAAGGAAGATCTTTGCTGAGAAGTACTCGTTGGCAGCTGCATGGAAAAGAG GTGACGACTTATTCCAGATCAGGGGTCAGAACGGTTTACTGCACAGCTCCATGGATCCTCTCCCAGCAGTGTCtgggaaacaggaagttgtggACACGGCAGATCATGTCCTGGAAACCTTCTATCCAGTCTCCCCTACCATTGACCTGCAGAAAGTTAATGTGTACAAGGAGAATGTGAATTGCACAG GTTTCACGGGGGACCACCCTTACCCTCATGCCCACACAATTTACTTCATGGAGGGAGCTGATCCTCACTTTAAGCTTCGCCCAGAAAGGTTCAGAGCCAGCATGCTCATGTTCACCTTTGGAAATGCTCTGGCCCAGGCACACAAACTGTATGGG actcAGCCCCAGCCTGTATTAGATTGTCCGATAACAGTACAGGCAGTGGGGACCAATGGTAGAATATTCCAGTTTTTGGTTTTCCAGCTCAACACCACAGACCTCTCAGGAAATGATGGCGTCAAGAACCAG GTGTGgcttgatgaagatgttgatCTTTATGATTTTGCAAAAGTCCGACCACTGATCAAGAAGAAACAAGTGAAG GTACCATCTGGTCTGGCGGGATACAACTCTGAAACATTCAGGAAGTTCCTGGCCCTGTACCTGCACGGAGCTGTGTAG